From a region of the Balaenoptera musculus isolate JJ_BM4_2016_0621 chromosome 15, mBalMus1.pri.v3, whole genome shotgun sequence genome:
- the LOC118880553 gene encoding LOW QUALITY PROTEIN: brain-specific serine protease 4-like (The sequence of the model RefSeq protein was modified relative to this genomic sequence to represent the inferred CDS: inserted 1 base in 1 codon): protein MVVPKTLPALGRHYLRIVTSLLLLAAPATLAAAKTAGPPACGKPQHLNRIVGGEDSTDAEWPWLVSIQKNGTHYCAGSLLTNHWVLTAAHCFKGHLNKPALFSVLLGAWQLGNPGPRSQEVGIAWVQSHPVYSWKEGAHADIALVRLEHAIQFSERILPICLPDSSVHLLPDTNCWIAGWGSIHDGVPLPHPQTLQKLKVPIIDSAVCSRLYWQGAGQGAITEDMLCAGYLEGERDACLGDSGGPLMCQVERTWLLAGVISWGEGCAERNRPGVYISLAAHRSWVQGIVQGVQLRGHSQGSGPXRAPGTGSGGAASSRGRPGPRGLGIWGDHVLFPLL from the exons ATGGTGGTTCCCAAGACTCTCCCTGCCCTGGGGAGGCACTACCTCAGGATTGTAACCTCCCTGCTGCTTCTGGCTGCTCCAG CCACCCTAGCTGCTGCCAAGACAGCTG GCCCCCCAGCCTGTGGAAAGCCCCAACACCTGAACCGAATCGTGGGTGGTGAGGACAGCACCGATGCCGAGTGGCCCTGGCTTGTGAGCATCCAGAAGAATGGCACCCACTACTGTGCAGGCTCCCTGCTCACCAACCACTGGGTGCTCACGGCCGCCCACTGCTTCAAGGG ccATCTGAACAAACCAGCCCTGTTCTCTGTGCTGCTGGGGGCCTGGCAGCTGGGGAACCCCGGCCCGAGGTCCCAGGAGGTGGGTATTGCCTGGGTGCAGTCCCACCCTGTGTACTCCTGGAAGGAAGGCGCCCATGCTGACATCGCCTTGGTGCGCCTGGAGCATGCCATCCAGTTCTCTGAACGCATCCTGCCCATCTGCCTGCCTGATTCCTCCGTCCATCTCCTTCCGGACACCAACTGCTGGATTGCTGGCTGGGGGAGTATCCACGATGGAG tgcccctgccccaccctcagaCCCTCCAGAAGCTAAAGGTTCCCATCATCGACTCAGCAGTCTGCAGCCGCCTATACTGGCAGGGAGCCGGGCAGGGCGCCATTACGGAGGACATGCTGTGCGCCGGCTACCTGGAGGGGGAGCGGGACGCCTGTCTG GGCGACTCCGGAGGTCCCCTGATGTGCCAGGTCGAGCGCACCTGGCTGCTGGCGGGCGTCATCAGCTGGGGCGAGGGCTGTGCGGAGCGCAACCGGCCCGGCGTCTACATCAGCCTGGCCGCCCACCGCTCCTGGGTACAGGGGATCGTGCAAGGGGTGCAGCTCCGCGGGCACTCGCAGGGTAGCGGGC ACAGGGCGCCGGGGACGGGCTCTGGGGGCGCGGCGAGCTCGCGGGGCCGCCCGGGGCCGCGGGGTTTAGGGATCTGGGGAGACCACGTGCTGTTTCCTCTGTTGTAA